AGGGGGGTGAGACGACGAACCCGCCAACGGGCAGGCTGCCCTGTTGCTTTAATGATAACCTATCCGCGCTAAACGTGGGATAGATGCGTGCCGACCCAGGCGACGATGGCGCGGGCATCCATGGCGCCGGGCTGGCGCGCGATCTCGCTGCCGCCACGAAACAGCGCGATGGTCGGAAGACTGCGGATCGCAAAGCGCGCCGCCAGCTCCTGGTTCTGTTCAGTGTCCACTTTCAGCAGCCGCACCGAGGGCTCGAGCTGGGCGGCCGCGCTGGCAAAGTGTGGCGCCATCATCTTGCATGGCCCGCACCAGGCGGCCCAGAAGTCGACCAGTACCGGCAGGTCGTTGCGCGCGATATGTTTGGCAAAGCGGGTGCCGTCGACCTCGAACGGCTTGCCCGAGAACAGCGCCGTGCCGCACTTGCCGCACACCGGCGCGTCGCGCAGCCTGGCCTGCGCCAGGCGGTTGACGGCATCGCAATGCGGGCAGACGACATGGATCGGGTCGGTCATCGGAAACTCCTTTTGTGGTGATGGCACAATTGTAAGCCGATCGTGACCGGCGCGCCGGCCGCTACGCCCAGGGGGCCAGAACCTGGCACCTGAGTCCAGCGCTGGGCGTGCATGCCACTGATGTAAAATTGGGAATGGTTCCCAGACCCGAGCTCAACTTTCGACCCGTGACAGCATGAGCAATTCCCTGACTCCAGCGCCGTTCCCGATTCGCACCGAGTGCCCACCTGGCGCCTGTGTCTGCGACCGCGGCCGTGTGCTGGCCGACCCCGAGGCCGACCAGCGTCCGCTGGCCCTGACCCGT
Above is a genomic segment from Massilia sp. H6 containing:
- the trxC gene encoding thioredoxin TrxC codes for the protein MTDPIHVVCPHCDAVNRLAQARLRDAPVCGKCGTALFSGKPFEVDGTRFAKHIARNDLPVLVDFWAAWCGPCKMMAPHFASAAAQLEPSVRLLKVDTEQNQELAARFAIRSLPTIALFRGGSEIARQPGAMDARAIVAWVGTHLSHV